A single region of the Salipaludibacillus sp. LMS25 genome encodes:
- a CDS encoding ThuA domain-containing protein, with product MVKVTVWNENRHEQKNPLVRDIYPEGIHGAIAHFLKEDFEVITATLDDDEHGLTDDVLNETDVLLWWGHMAHEEVDDAVVAKVKQRVLSGMGLIVLHSGHFSKIFKSLMGTTCDLKWREAGEKERLWVIDPSHQIAEGIGNYIELEKEEMYGEHFDIPPPEEVLFLSWFEGGEVFRSGCTYRRGKGKVFYFRPGHETYPTYYHKDIQQVIKNAVQWAIPTKRPKPVYGNAKPLEIIKN from the coding sequence ATGGTCAAGGTGACCGTATGGAATGAAAATCGTCATGAACAAAAAAATCCGCTTGTTAGAGACATTTATCCAGAAGGCATTCATGGCGCAATTGCTCACTTTTTAAAGGAAGATTTTGAGGTGATAACCGCCACATTAGATGATGACGAACATGGCCTTACTGATGACGTATTAAATGAAACGGATGTATTGCTTTGGTGGGGACATATGGCTCATGAGGAAGTAGATGATGCAGTCGTTGCAAAAGTAAAACAACGTGTCCTTAGTGGAATGGGTCTAATCGTTCTTCATTCAGGTCACTTTTCGAAAATTTTCAAATCACTAATGGGGACGACATGTGATCTTAAATGGCGGGAAGCTGGCGAAAAAGAAAGGTTATGGGTAATTGATCCAAGCCATCAGATTGCAGAAGGAATAGGCAACTATATTGAGCTTGAAAAAGAAGAAATGTATGGGGAACATTTTGATATTCCTCCTCCAGAAGAAGTCCTGTTTTTAAGCTGGTTTGAAGGAGGAGAAGTGTTTAGAAGTGGGTGCACTTACCGAAGAGGAAAAGGGAAAGTTTTTTATTTCCGACCTGGACATGAAACGTATCCAACTTATTACCACAAAGATATTCAACAGGTTATTAAAAACGCGGTTCAGTGGGCCATACCTACGAAACGACCAAAGCCTGTTTATGGCAATGCAAAACCTTTAGAAATCATTAAAAACTAA
- a CDS encoding alpha-amylase family glycosyl hydrolase, with the protein MMTKKIGLFLTTGLTVAILSTGCLQKTNKPLVFDEEDLKTIEPHGVYYEIFVRSFYDSTGDGIGDFQGATLQLDYLQELGVEGIWLMPINPSPSYHGYDVVNYMDVNPDYGTLDDFKAFVAEANKKGIKVIKDFVVNHSSEEHPWFQAALKHDEKYRDYYVWADEDAHIGQEGEWGQQVWHGTGNNVYEGIFWEGMPDLNMDNPKVREDIYDIGTFWLEEVGVDGFRLDAAKHIYSSYHGDDYQEKNHQFWREFRTEMEKVNPDVILVGEIWDTADVVAPYLDGGLHSAFNFDLSGHILTSVKSESDAGLVTELEKTRHYFTTKSEDFIDSTFITNHDMNRTMSELANNMNHARMAASLLLTLPGNPYLYYGEEIGMEGEKPDEDIRLPMRWYKDSEDTKQTTWRADRYHSNDTDNGIDVESQLQDENSLLHHYKSLIYARRASEALIMGEIKSTSITEDGIVSFERIAENEEKLVIHNLSNVTKEINLSDDLTEYTNYFFYLGELDDIRLKDNVIKIPGYTTVILKK; encoded by the coding sequence ATGATGACTAAGAAAATAGGCCTGTTTCTTACAACTGGACTTACTGTCGCAATTTTGTCTACTGGCTGTCTACAAAAGACAAATAAACCTTTAGTATTTGACGAAGAGGATTTAAAGACGATTGAACCACATGGCGTCTACTATGAAATATTTGTAAGATCCTTTTATGATTCAACAGGAGATGGCATTGGTGACTTCCAAGGAGCCACATTACAGCTTGATTATTTACAAGAGTTAGGTGTGGAAGGCATTTGGTTAATGCCAATTAACCCGTCACCTAGCTACCATGGATATGATGTTGTTAATTATATGGATGTAAATCCAGATTACGGGACACTTGATGATTTTAAAGCATTTGTTGCAGAAGCAAACAAAAAAGGAATCAAAGTCATCAAAGATTTTGTGGTCAACCATTCCAGTGAGGAGCATCCGTGGTTCCAAGCGGCATTAAAACATGATGAAAAGTACCGTGATTACTATGTTTGGGCAGATGAAGATGCACATATTGGTCAAGAAGGTGAATGGGGTCAACAAGTCTGGCACGGTACAGGAAACAATGTATATGAAGGGATATTTTGGGAGGGGATGCCTGATTTGAATATGGATAACCCAAAAGTCCGAGAAGACATTTATGACATTGGTACTTTTTGGCTTGAAGAAGTTGGTGTTGATGGGTTCAGGTTAGACGCTGCCAAACATATATACAGTTCTTACCACGGAGATGATTATCAAGAGAAAAACCACCAGTTTTGGCGAGAATTTAGAACTGAAATGGAAAAAGTTAATCCCGATGTGATTCTTGTAGGCGAAATTTGGGATACAGCAGATGTTGTTGCACCCTATTTAGATGGTGGCTTACACTCCGCTTTTAATTTTGATTTATCGGGACACATATTAACTTCTGTAAAATCGGAAAGTGATGCAGGACTAGTGACAGAACTGGAAAAAACAAGACATTACTTCACTACAAAGTCTGAAGATTTTATCGATTCAACTTTTATTACCAACCATGATATGAACCGAACGATGAGTGAACTAGCCAATAATATGAATCATGCTAGAATGGCCGCCTCGTTATTATTAACATTACCAGGAAACCCTTATCTCTATTATGGGGAAGAGATCGGTATGGAAGGTGAGAAGCCTGATGAAGACATCCGTTTGCCGATGAGGTGGTACAAAGATTCAGAAGATACAAAGCAAACGACATGGAGAGCTGATCGTTATCATAGTAATGACACTGACAATGGCATTGATGTAGAAAGCCAACTACAAGATGAAAATTCCCTGCTCCATCACTATAAATCCTTAATTTATGCCCGTCGAGCTAGTGAAGCATTAATTATGGGTGAAATAAAAAGCACATCTATTACAGAAGATGGGATAGTCTCATTTGAACGAATAGCAGAAAATGAAGAAAAACTTGTTATACACAACTTAAGCAATGTAACGAAAGAAATCAACCTTAGTGATGACCTAACTGAGTATACAAACTATTTTTTCTATCTCGGAGAATTAGATGATATTAGATTGAAAGATAACGTAATAAAAATACCTGGGTATACAACAGTTATTTTAAAGAAATAA
- a CDS encoding HAD family phosphatase encodes MRHKHHFEAVIFDIDGVLVDSEHYHHQAVNDICSEIGHVISIDKSKELIGLSLEETFDQLQLRRVTTNKSEWMQQVEDRYVQIINRKMERPYASELIKALKISGIKIACVTTANRKVAEANLKIIGVMDSISCLITRESVVNTKPDPEPYMKALHKLTVSPKHALVVEDSVIGVQAALSAHVGTVLFYPHHMSNVLDMQDPVITINRFTDFSFFNRTLSQFVNI; translated from the coding sequence ATGAGACATAAACATCATTTTGAGGCTGTTATTTTCGATATCGACGGTGTATTAGTTGACAGTGAACATTATCATCATCAAGCAGTCAATGATATATGCAGTGAAATAGGTCACGTCATATCAATCGATAAAAGTAAAGAGTTAATAGGTTTAAGCTTAGAAGAGACGTTTGATCAACTTCAACTACGACGTGTTACCACTAATAAAAGTGAGTGGATGCAACAGGTAGAAGACAGATATGTGCAAATCATTAATCGTAAAATGGAACGGCCTTATGCTTCTGAATTAATAAAGGCGCTGAAAATCTCTGGTATAAAGATAGCATGTGTCACAACTGCAAATCGAAAAGTCGCAGAAGCGAACTTGAAAATAATAGGAGTTATGGATAGTATCTCCTGTTTAATTACTAGGGAAAGTGTTGTAAACACCAAGCCTGATCCAGAACCGTACATGAAAGCTTTGCACAAGTTGACTGTTTCTCCTAAGCACGCGTTAGTAGTTGAGGATAGCGTAATAGGTGTACAAGCAGCTCTTTCTGCACATGTTGGAACAGTTTTATTTTACCCGCATCACATGTCTAACGTTTTAGACATGCAAGATCCCGTCATTACAATCAACCGATTTACCGACTTTTCATTTTTTAATCGAACGCTGTCTCAGTTTGTAAACATATAA
- a CDS encoding Gfo/Idh/MocA family protein has protein sequence MPQLKIGVIGCGSIAQHRHLVEYAQNEQVDIVAVCDIVKDRAAEFAALYEAKAYTKYEELIANKEIDGVSVCTPNYLHAPMSIAALNAGKHVLCEKPMATSKAEAEDMIQAAIASGKKLMIAHNQRFVPAHQKARQLIEDGELGKIYSFRTAFGHGGPEGWSADGADSWFFKKEEAFIGALGDLGVHKTDLLRFLLDEEFVEVGAFVETSSKKKADVDDTAVCVLKSQSGIIGTLAASWSYVSQEDNATVIYGEKGIMRLLDDPVDSLIIHYQNGEVAKYELGQIQTNEAGGQTSSEVIDLFVNSIMNQEESPVSGVEGLHSLQVVLAALESQETSKIIKI, from the coding sequence ATGCCTCAATTAAAAATCGGAGTGATAGGTTGTGGGAGTATTGCGCAGCATCGCCACCTGGTTGAGTATGCGCAGAATGAACAAGTAGACATTGTTGCTGTATGTGACATTGTAAAAGATCGCGCAGCTGAATTTGCAGCGTTATATGAAGCAAAAGCGTACACCAAATATGAAGAGTTAATTGCCAATAAGGAGATTGATGGGGTTAGTGTTTGTACCCCAAACTACTTGCACGCACCGATGTCGATCGCAGCATTAAATGCTGGCAAACATGTGTTATGTGAAAAGCCAATGGCAACATCCAAAGCAGAAGCAGAAGACATGATTCAAGCTGCAATAGCATCTGGTAAAAAGCTCATGATCGCTCATAATCAACGTTTTGTCCCAGCTCATCAAAAAGCGAGACAATTAATTGAAGACGGTGAGCTAGGGAAAATTTATAGCTTCCGTACTGCTTTTGGTCATGGTGGGCCAGAAGGCTGGAGTGCAGACGGCGCTGATAGCTGGTTTTTCAAAAAAGAAGAAGCGTTTATTGGCGCATTAGGTGACCTTGGTGTCCATAAAACTGATTTATTACGATTTCTTTTAGATGAAGAGTTTGTTGAAGTAGGCGCATTTGTTGAAACAAGTTCTAAGAAAAAGGCTGATGTGGATGATACAGCCGTTTGTGTACTGAAGTCACAAAGTGGCATTATCGGGACGTTAGCAGCAAGCTGGTCATATGTTTCCCAAGAAGATAATGCAACGGTCATTTATGGTGAAAAAGGGATTATGCGTTTATTAGATGATCCCGTTGATTCTCTTATTATTCACTATCAAAACGGTGAAGTGGCTAAATATGAGCTTGGTCAAATTCAAACGAATGAAGCCGGGGGCCAAACATCTTCAGAAGTGATTGACCTCTTTGTAAACTCAATTATGAATCAAGAGGAATCGCCAGTATCAGGTGTAGAAGGATTGCATTCTCTTCAAGTCGTATTAGCGGCGCTTGAATCACAAGAAACGAGCAAAATTATTAAAATATAG
- a CDS encoding aspartate aminotransferase family protein, with protein sequence MRTFAIKNKIKLGHLSGNGIRFEIDGESYIDAASGTFNLPLGYNHTEMVDALTDQIKKASHASSTYTKPIVENGFSKLLDEAPENINKIFMRDLTGSSANEAAIKMAMKSSGKTGVLSLMLSHHGQTALTTSISGNAFRRESFPSLNYQESLKVPAPYCHRCFYGKTYPDCGLLCAERINDFIEYSSSNQVACMIIEPVMGNGGNIVPPKEYFQLIRKICDEHDIILISDEVQTGLGRTGHMFASNHFDMKPNIITLAKGLGGIGIPVAAVLMESRLEVFESYEHSFTSGANLLAISAAQTYLDVLEKENILEHVRGNGELLGEELTELMNHYPFISDVRGLGYMWGLEISDREGHEDPKMTQKIVETSLKNGLILRSSRYGFGNVVKVRPPLITSKADIYEIIEMLKKSLDEVI encoded by the coding sequence ATGAGGACATTTGCCATTAAGAACAAAATTAAATTAGGCCACTTATCGGGAAATGGGATTAGATTTGAGATCGATGGAGAAAGTTATATCGATGCAGCATCAGGTACGTTTAACTTACCGTTGGGCTATAATCACACCGAAATGGTAGATGCATTAACAGACCAGATAAAAAAGGCTAGTCATGCAAGTTCAACCTACACCAAACCTATTGTTGAAAATGGGTTTAGCAAATTACTTGATGAAGCTCCAGAAAATATTAATAAAATTTTTATGAGAGATCTGACGGGGTCAAGTGCAAACGAAGCAGCCATTAAGATGGCGATGAAATCAAGTGGGAAGACGGGTGTATTAAGCTTGATGTTATCACATCATGGGCAGACGGCATTGACCACATCAATTTCGGGTAACGCATTTCGAAGAGAATCTTTTCCATCTTTAAATTATCAGGAGTCGCTTAAAGTACCTGCACCGTACTGTCACAGATGTTTTTACGGAAAAACTTACCCAGATTGTGGCCTTTTATGTGCAGAAAGAATTAATGATTTTATTGAATATTCCTCATCAAATCAAGTAGCTTGTATGATTATTGAGCCTGTCATGGGGAATGGAGGGAACATTGTTCCTCCAAAAGAATACTTTCAATTAATTCGTAAAATATGTGATGAGCACGATATCATCCTAATATCTGATGAAGTTCAGACAGGACTTGGCCGAACAGGCCATATGTTTGCTAGTAATCACTTTGACATGAAACCTAATATCATTACTTTAGCGAAAGGGCTAGGGGGGATTGGTATACCAGTTGCTGCTGTTCTCATGGAATCGCGCTTAGAAGTGTTTGAAAGCTATGAACACTCATTTACTTCAGGAGCAAATTTATTAGCCATATCAGCCGCACAAACTTACTTAGATGTACTGGAAAAAGAAAATATCCTTGAACATGTAAGGGGAAATGGGGAATTATTGGGAGAGGAATTAACTGAATTGATGAATCATTACCCGTTTATCTCTGATGTTAGGGGATTAGGATACATGTGGGGATTGGAAATTTCCGATCGTGAGGGGCATGAAGATCCAAAAATGACACAAAAAATAGTGGAAACAAGTCTTAAAAATGGGTTAATCCTTCGTTCCTCTCGTTATGGCTTTGGGAATGTTGTCAAAGTACGCCCTCCGCTTATAACTAGTAAAGCTGACATATATGAGATCATCGAGATGTTAAAAAAATCATTAGATGAAGTGATATAG
- a CDS encoding sugar phosphate isomerase/epimerase codes for MKLGVFTVLFSQNNFEDMLDSVQKSGVQAVEIGTGCYPGNAHCQLDELLDSEELRKDYLEKVASRGIQISAFSCHGNPISPEKSFAKESHETLLKTIKLANLMNVPVVNCFSGTAGDSDEAKYPNWPVSPWPNEYGDVLTWQWEEKLIPYWKEVGKFAQDHDVKIGLELHGGFLVHTPYTLLKLREATCDAIGANLDPSHMWWQGIDPVAAIKILGKEKALHHFHAKDTYIDQENVNMYGLTDMQPYGDVRTRAWTFRSVGCGHSLQEWSDMISALRTYGYDYVVSIEHEDPLMSIEEGFQRAVTNLKSVLIAEKPTEAWWV; via the coding sequence ATGAAATTAGGTGTGTTCACAGTTTTATTTTCGCAAAATAATTTTGAAGACATGTTAGATAGTGTTCAAAAATCAGGCGTCCAAGCGGTAGAAATCGGTACGGGGTGTTATCCAGGAAATGCCCATTGTCAACTCGATGAGCTATTAGATAGTGAAGAATTACGCAAAGATTATTTAGAAAAAGTGGCGTCTCGCGGCATCCAAATTAGTGCTTTTAGCTGTCATGGTAACCCGATTTCTCCAGAAAAATCATTTGCAAAAGAATCACATGAAACATTATTGAAAACGATTAAACTGGCTAACTTGATGAATGTTCCGGTTGTGAATTGTTTTTCTGGAACAGCCGGAGATTCTGATGAAGCAAAGTATCCAAACTGGCCGGTATCACCGTGGCCAAATGAATATGGTGATGTGTTGACGTGGCAGTGGGAAGAAAAACTCATTCCATATTGGAAGGAAGTTGGTAAGTTCGCACAAGACCATGACGTGAAAATTGGTTTAGAACTTCATGGTGGGTTTTTAGTCCATACGCCATACACACTTTTAAAATTAAGAGAGGCCACATGCGACGCCATCGGTGCTAACCTTGATCCGAGTCATATGTGGTGGCAAGGTATTGATCCAGTAGCAGCAATTAAAATTTTAGGTAAAGAAAAGGCGCTTCACCACTTTCATGCAAAAGATACGTACATTGATCAAGAAAATGTCAATATGTACGGATTAACAGATATGCAACCTTATGGAGATGTTCGGACAAGAGCATGGACATTCCGCTCAGTAGGGTGTGGTCATAGCCTTCAAGAGTGGTCAGATATGATCAGTGCATTACGTACTTATGGATATGACTATGTTGTCAGTATTGAACATGAAGATCCACTCATGTCCATTGAAGAAGGCTTCCAACGAGCCGTAACAAACCTAAAATCAGTCCTCATTGCAGAGAAGCCTACGGAAGCTTGGTGGGTGTAG
- a CDS encoding zinc-binding dehydrogenase — protein sequence MLGVVYNGPWDVQVQDKKIDLTILPDEVLIKVKMTGICGTDLNIITGKYEAAIPGTILGHETVGEVIQIGESVPNLQVGDRVVVDPTYYCGHCRFCRTNRKNHCEAKTQWETGVSSDGAFTSYHKTKYSFLYKLPDNLSYEVATLTEPLSCVLTGIKCLTLHTAMNIVVIGGGPMGLLYSLALAAKGYSGVVVENQINRQHLVKDVIDPKWRLATNLKETLDVFGGTGTQIDVVIDTSGCAVHDYLHHLSRGGQVLSIALKQQVVGIDLGWIADESISFYGSIDSLNNSFNEALALLANGAIPGSKLITHKLSVRKFHQAVQLLGLSLEDKAFRACDAAIKILVQPEGEENET from the coding sequence ATGTTAGGAGTTGTTTATAACGGCCCATGGGACGTCCAAGTTCAGGACAAAAAAATTGATCTCACCATATTGCCGGATGAGGTGTTGATAAAGGTCAAAATGACAGGTATTTGTGGAACGGACCTTAATATTATCACAGGTAAATATGAAGCAGCTATACCTGGCACCATTCTTGGCCATGAGACGGTAGGGGAAGTTATTCAAATAGGTGAATCAGTCCCAAACCTTCAGGTAGGAGATCGTGTTGTCGTTGATCCCACATATTATTGTGGTCATTGTCGTTTTTGTAGAACTAATCGAAAAAACCATTGTGAAGCGAAAACGCAATGGGAAACAGGGGTAAGCAGTGATGGTGCTTTTACAAGTTATCACAAAACAAAATATTCTTTCTTATATAAGCTGCCAGACAACTTGAGTTATGAAGTAGCTACCCTGACGGAGCCCCTTAGTTGTGTCTTAACAGGGATAAAGTGCTTAACGCTTCATACCGCTATGAACATCGTTGTTATCGGTGGGGGACCGATGGGATTATTATATAGTTTGGCTTTAGCGGCAAAGGGATATTCAGGTGTAGTGGTAGAAAATCAGATTAATAGACAACATCTAGTCAAAGATGTGATAGATCCTAAATGGAGATTGGCAACGAACTTAAAAGAAACGTTAGATGTGTTTGGTGGGACAGGCACTCAAATAGATGTCGTCATCGATACTTCGGGTTGCGCTGTTCATGACTACTTACATCATCTATCTAGAGGTGGTCAAGTATTATCTATTGCACTAAAACAGCAAGTGGTTGGGATTGACCTTGGTTGGATTGCAGATGAAAGTATTAGCTTTTACGGATCGATAGATAGTCTGAACAACTCTTTCAATGAAGCTTTAGCATTATTAGCAAACGGCGCTATTCCTGGATCTAAATTAATTACTCATAAATTATCAGTTAGAAAATTTCATCAAGCAGTACAACTTTTAGGGCTGTCCCTTGAAGATAAAGCATTTCGAGCATGTGACGCAGCGATAAAGATACTCGTTCAACCTGAAGGAGAGGAAAATGAGACATAA
- a CDS encoding alpha-amylase produces MSELTSSERKHFEQIFQFLEEKRLEKTKVDFWIPEIWNEIGYRNAEKKQSGQIKVNPFHYFFELFQYISNGSNNQNDKQTLEYREATIYSSLVRYTAAWDYNRDGHIESGTFLRMVILVPLLKKMGVNILYLLPVNEYSDRYPKGDLGSPYAVKNYFHLDANLHDPLLDDLKGFTIHQEFKALVEACHMQGIKVVQDFIPKTAARNSALIYDHPDWFYWIYKKYESGFQPPKIPGLGVFEECTHDHLERVYTAPETEEHLRKFSFSPDVINPELWDKLKKQSKQTGEDLLELIEKEFEITTAPAHSDWINDEQPVWTDITFLRFYLDEAPEVRPYLHTHQPPYVLFDTIKSNVFPGEMPNHSLWDILEEVITFNLLEYGVDGFRIDIGHALPVSLLQHLFHIVREKKPDAILISEELFNKNHKRTFEYGYTMMLGSGWEMMTRVNKPDLIDYIKELPSLKLPIFACAETADTPRIVSRPGGVKLARAMAVFNHFLPNGVPFITTGQEVNERQPLNCGLSDNTGGESIPRAFFNKMIIDWTNQGAPAMIHLLKRLDTCKKRHRDLLLAENFFVADSPEDLVVYGYENEENVLLLCLNIGAQRTCVTLNQFVSSCFSYDMMIHTEEQVAEQSVNHSELMAINPLQAAIFSGMKNVESV; encoded by the coding sequence ATGAGTGAATTGACATCGAGTGAACGAAAGCATTTTGAGCAGATATTTCAGTTTTTAGAAGAGAAACGTCTTGAAAAAACCAAGGTTGACTTTTGGATTCCGGAGATTTGGAATGAAATCGGCTATAGGAATGCTGAAAAGAAGCAATCTGGGCAGATCAAAGTGAATCCTTTTCATTATTTCTTTGAATTATTTCAATATATATCGAATGGTTCTAACAATCAAAACGATAAACAAACGTTAGAATATCGAGAAGCAACCATCTATTCATCGCTTGTAAGGTACACGGCGGCATGGGATTATAATCGAGATGGTCATATTGAATCGGGAACTTTTTTACGGATGGTTATTTTAGTACCCCTATTGAAAAAAATGGGGGTAAACATCCTATATCTACTTCCTGTTAATGAATATAGTGACAGGTATCCAAAAGGTGACTTAGGATCTCCTTATGCCGTTAAGAATTATTTTCATTTGGATGCAAACTTACATGACCCTCTCTTAGATGATTTAAAAGGGTTTACGATTCATCAGGAATTTAAAGCTTTAGTAGAAGCATGTCACATGCAGGGCATAAAAGTTGTTCAAGATTTTATCCCAAAAACGGCGGCCAGAAACAGCGCATTAATATATGATCATCCAGATTGGTTCTATTGGATCTATAAAAAATATGAAAGTGGATTTCAGCCGCCAAAAATACCGGGACTAGGTGTATTCGAAGAATGTACGCATGATCATCTCGAAAGGGTATATACAGCTCCTGAGACAGAGGAACATTTAAGGAAATTTTCTTTTTCGCCAGATGTGATAAATCCAGAGTTGTGGGATAAATTGAAAAAACAATCGAAACAAACGGGAGAAGATTTATTAGAGTTAATAGAAAAAGAATTTGAGATTACGACAGCACCAGCACATTCAGATTGGATAAACGACGAGCAACCTGTGTGGACAGACATTACTTTTTTAAGGTTTTATTTAGATGAGGCACCAGAAGTACGACCTTATTTGCACACACATCAACCCCCTTATGTACTATTCGATACAATTAAATCAAATGTGTTTCCAGGGGAAATGCCTAACCATTCACTTTGGGATATTTTGGAAGAAGTCATCACATTTAATTTATTAGAGTACGGGGTTGATGGATTTAGAATAGATATTGGGCACGCTCTACCAGTGTCCTTGTTGCAACACTTGTTTCACATTGTACGAGAAAAGAAGCCGGACGCGATTTTAATTAGTGAAGAGCTTTTTAACAAAAATCATAAGAGGACGTTTGAATATGGTTACACCATGATGCTTGGCAGTGGTTGGGAGATGATGACTAGGGTGAACAAGCCGGATCTTATTGACTATATCAAAGAGTTACCATCATTAAAGTTGCCTATATTTGCTTGTGCCGAAACAGCTGATACCCCGAGAATAGTGAGTAGACCCGGTGGGGTGAAGTTGGCACGGGCTATGGCAGTATTTAATCATTTCCTGCCAAATGGTGTTCCGTTTATTACGACGGGGCAAGAAGTAAATGAACGACAACCGTTGAATTGTGGACTCTCAGATAATACTGGTGGGGAAAGTATCCCAAGAGCTTTTTTCAATAAAATGATCATTGATTGGACCAATCAAGGTGCTCCTGCGATGATTCACCTATTAAAAAGATTAGATACCTGTAAAAAAAGGCATCGAGACTTATTGTTGGCTGAAAATTTTTTTGTGGCAGACTCGCCTGAGGATCTGGTTGTCTATGGCTATGAAAATGAAGAGAACGTACTACTTTTATGTTTAAATATAGGGGCTCAAAGAACTTGCGTGACACTAAACCAATTTGTCTCTTCGTGCTTTTCTTATGACATGATGATTCATACAGAAGAACAAGTTGCCGAGCAAAGTGTTAACCATAGCGAGCTTATGGCGATTAACCCACTCCAAGCTGCCATTTTCTCTGGAATGAAAAATGTGGAGAGTGTTTGA